The nucleotide sequence TCATGAACCGGGAGAGCAGGTCGTCGGAGGGGGCTAGCTTGCGCTCCGCGATGGCCGTGGCCATGTGCTGGTCGACTACCTCGAGGCTCTTCCGCAGCCTCTGTTCGCTTCCGAGGCGCAGGGCCTTCTTCAAGCGCCAGAAGAAGCCAGGGAACAGCAAGCGCTGGAGGGTGGCCTCGGTGGCAGCGTCGAAGGCCGCGGTGAAGGCGTTGTGGGGGAGGCCTGGGGACAGCGTCTCGGGGTCCTTGCCAAAGGTGAGACCGCAGATGTTGTCGAAggtgaggcggaggaggaggtccTGGAGGTCGACGGCTTTCCCGTCACCGCAGCGGTCAGCAAGGATGCGCCAGAGGCGGTCCTTAATGGAGCGGTTCGTCCATCGGGCCATGGCTTGGCGAAGGGTGCGGGTGGTAAACTCGAGGGCGGCGGTCTTGCGCTGGATGAGCCACGTCTCGCCGTCGGAGTTGAAGATGCCGCGGCCGAGCAGGTCGTGGAAGGCGGCCTGCATCTGGGGGCCCTTGGGGTAGTTCTCGAAGCGGCTGCGCAGGACGTGCTCCAAGTTCCGGGGGTGGCAAGTGACCGTCACCAGCCCCTGACGGCGAGCAAGGAGAGGCAGCGGCAGGATGCAGGTCTGGTAGGTGGCAGCTTCGCCGGTGGCCCGGAGGTTGTCGGAGATCCAGTCGTGCATGCGGGCACGGTTGGCGACGAGACCCGGAAGGCTGCCCAAAAATGGCCACACCTTGGGGCCGTTCAGCCGCCGCGTGAGCGCCCAGAACCACGTAAGGTAGGTCGACACCGCCAAAGCCACCACGAGCGCCGCCAGCAGCAAGCGGAGGCTATCACCTTCTacttgccgctgctgctgctgttggatCGCTTGGATAATTCCTGCCATTGCCAAATGCCTTGTGGTTGTAATCGGATGGTGCTATATCAAGCACTGTCCGATGAAGATGGGAGCAATGTTCTCAGTGCTCGTGATACTTATATAGTCTCAACCAGCGCTGCGACGACAGAGGGAGTAATATAGGGTTgttgggaaagaaaacgaagcaGAGCTTCTCTCATAAGACATTTCTTGCAGCGGTACCAGACTTCATAGGTCATACCAACCATGGAAGAAAGTCTCTGGACGAATTGATAGACTGAGCAGGACAGTGTAGCCTTTTAGAGTTGACAAGAAGTGAAGTGTCCCTCTGGTGCACGATTTATTTGCACGGGGAACACTCAGACGACACCCTTTTCCTTTAAAAGACGGCTTTGAAAGAAAGAGTGCGCTTTGGTTGATCCGTCCAACCAAATCAAATCCGTGGGTCTGGAGAAAGGGGTTCTGGAGAAGCCATGAGCGAAAGGGTTGAGTATGAATGAGACAACCCAATCGTTTCACCTTTTGGTCTCAGCGGAATCGTATGAACTTAGAGCACGCAATTCGATGGTAGATTTATATGAACTCTGCTAAGCGAAACGTATGGAAGAATGTGCCATATGGAAGCATGGATGAAGTATCAAAAAATCACACACCACGAAAATACGGCTACAAAACGGTTCAAATG is from Musa acuminata AAA Group cultivar baxijiao chromosome BXJ1-6, Cavendish_Baxijiao_AAA, whole genome shotgun sequence and encodes:
- the LOC135677258 gene encoding cytochrome P450 86A1-like; amino-acid sequence: MAGIIQAIQQQQQRQVEGDSLRLLLAALVVALAVSTYLTWFWALTRRLNGPKVWPFLGSLPGLVANRARMHDWISDNLRATGEAATYQTCILPLPLLARRQGLVTVTCHPRNLEHVLRSRFENYPKGPQMQAAFHDLLGRGIFNSDGETWLIQRKTAALEFTTRTLRQAMARWTNRSIKDRLWRILADRCGDGKAVDLQDLLLRLTFDNICGLTFGKDPETLSPGLPHNAFTAAFDAATEATLQRLLFPGFFWRLKKALRLGSEQRLRKSLEVVDQHMATAIAERKLAPSDDLLSRFMKKRDADGNAFSSSVLQRIALNFLLAGRDTSSVALSWFFWTVMRRPDVEKKLVDEMTAVLTDTRGPDTATWLAEPMRFDELDRLVHLKAALQETLRLYPSVPQDTKYVVADDVLPDGTVVPAGSTVTYSIYSVGRMESIWGKDCREFRPERWLSAEGDRFEPAKDPYQFVAFNGGPRTCLGKDLADLQMKSIASAVLLRYRLELVPGHRVQQKMSLTLFMKNGLRVYVRPRSHGDDARHPCSSPDQVSVSSTATTTAVAA